The proteins below are encoded in one region of Rana temporaria chromosome 2, aRanTem1.1, whole genome shotgun sequence:
- the LOC120926914 gene encoding E3 ubiquitin/ISG15 ligase TRIM25-like: MASTGLSGELKCSICLSIYTNPVMLTCGHNFCENCIENALDRQRRSGIYTCPECRKQFTSHPVLQKNLKLSNIVEHYLSSCQSPHDEESFCTYGVASNHVCDPASSLKPHKCPDHNELLKYFCIQDSSPLCTRCTMNNKHKGHDLELLSEAGDKKRLRLCDFVKKLTTKTENTENIRCKVENYKRGMLDKADVMKDRVVDLFGGIREQLNTLENEVLAEINQQEKVISRQCSQEIQRIDAEISALYKRKIQIQQTCKIADHLTLLQQDDFDMDLRPIEVGVDNLDEEMITVIIMSALSRLMEGIPSVKNECGFHIEDSSDLILNVNTADPTIALSYDLKEASGPYYKHRVRPHLPERFYSQQVLSTKRIASGKHYWEIKASEDGDWSVGVTYNSVRKSGYCSQLGKNNKSWCISWSDLWDQLYAEHDDEQEDLFPNFTHELGIYLDYEGGIVAFYALSNPIEHLHTFYDSFTQPLHLGIYTDMGTAITICR, translated from the coding sequence ATGGCATCAACTGGCTTATCAGGAGAACTGAAGTGCTCCATCTGCCTCAGCATCTACACGAATCCTGTAATGCTAACCTGTGGCCATAACTTCTGTGAGAACTGCATTGAAAATGCCTTGGATAGACAAAGGAGATCTGGGATTTACACTTGTCCTGAATGCAGAAAACAGTTTACAAGTCACCCTGTGCTTCAGAAGAACCTAAAGCTGAGCAATATTGTGGAACACTATCTTTCTAGTTGTCAGAGTCCTCATGACGAAGAGTCTTTTTGTACATATGGTGTAGCGTCCAATCATGTATGTGATCCTGCTTCTTCTTTAAAGCCCCATAAATGTCCTGACCATAACGAACTGctaaaatatttttgtattcaagATTCTTCTCCTCTGTGTACTAGGTGCACCATGAATAACAAACATAAAGGTCATGATCTAGAGCTGCTAAGTGAAGCAGGTGACAAAAAGAGACTCAGATTGTGTGATTTTGTCAAAAAACTGACAACGAAAACTGAGAACACTGAAAATATTCGCTGTAAAGTAGAAAACTACAAGAGAGGCATGCTAGACAAAGCGGATGTAATGAAAGACAGGGTTGTTGATCTCTTTGGTGGCATTCGAGAacaactaaataccttggaaaatGAAGTTCTAGCTGAGATTAACCAGCAGGAAAAGGTGATTTCTAGGCAATGTTCCCAAGAGATCCAGAGGATTGATGCAGAAATAAGCGCACTATACAAGAGAAAAATCCAAATTCAACAGACTTGTAAAATTGCGGATCACTTAACTCTTCTGCAACAAGATGATTTTGATATGGATTTGCGGCCAATTGAAGTTGGTGTTGATAATTTGGATGAGGAGATGATCACCGTGATCATAATGAGTGCTCTCAGTAGACTAATGGAAGGAATTCCTTCTGTGAAGAATGAATGTGGATTTCATATAGAAGATTCCTCTGATCTGATACTGAATGTGAATACGGCAGACCCCACCATTGCTCTTTCCTATGACTTGAAAGAAGCATCGGGCCCTTACTACAAACATAGAGTACGACCTCATCTTCCAGAAAGATTCTATAGTCAGCAGGTTCTAAGTACCAAAAGGATAGCTTCAGGTAAACATTACTGGGAAATAAAAGCCAGTGAAGATGGTGACTGGTCCGTAGGTGTGACCTACAACAGTGTTCGGAAAAGTGGATATTGTTCCCAGCTGGGCAAAAATAACAAATCCTGGTGCATAAGCTGGAGCGATTTATGGGATCAACTTTATGCAGAACATGATGATGAACAAGAAGATTTATTTCCGAACTTCACACATGAACTTGGTATATACTTGGATTATGAAGGTGGGATTGTGGCTTTTTATGCGCTCTCTAACccaattgaacacttgcacacGTTCTATGATTCTTTTACACAGCCCCTTCATCTTGGGATATATACAGATATGGGCACAGCCATCACAATTTGCAGATAA